GAATCTGGGCTTTCCCAATACTATCTTGGCCCATCTTAGTGTTTTTCTTTCCTAGTGAAGGCAAAAATTTAGAGTCGGAGCGATTTGCTCGGATGATAAGAATTGTTACGAGTTTGAATCTCTAAAACATAGTGACCCTTGTAGGAAGggtaaaaaaaactttaaaaagtaaaaataactttttagagTTATAGATAGAAATctctttgaattatattttattctgttttaatttatttattttatattttttaatttgtgtaaaGAACagtatttattttctattttggtaatatatttatcaatttctcATTCTGATATCGTATTGGAGACTAATTAAATTTGAGTTTGCGTTGAAAAGTTTCAAATTAAGATAAAATGCTCCCTGAAAAAAGTGATTCTGTATATCGACAATAGTTAACGTAAGTCACATGACATtgtttaaattcataaaataaaaggatatatatatatatatatatatatatatatatatatatatatatatatatattttaatcgGGAAGTAGCACATTTCAGattatttagtaatttatttatttatatcacaTTAAAATAAcacacaaattaattaaaagaatttttttagcCCATGGAGTGAATTATTTTCTCATATGGGTCTCTTTGTTTCCTATAGTAACATCTATAATTTCAACCAATGTTCATCTCAATATGGCCCATGTTTTTGTGAAGAACCAATAAGTAAATAATCATAGGCAACATCCTTGAAGaaccaattctttttttaaaaccaaatgaaatgaACTCAAAGTCTTAGTTTTTGGATGTCTGTATCAGAGTAGACTATCTACGTTACGTCACATTTatcaagtgcaaaatgaggtgCTGGACTGGATTAACACAaactaaaatcaatttaaacaaGAAAGATTCAGAaactatatatttcaaaaagtatttACAAGTCATTAGAATTATCAGAAATGATATTTCACATGCAAGGAATAAGAGAGTGaagaatttgataatttttggaCTGGATGATCTACCTTACTGAAAAACAGCAAGTCTCTTTATACCAATGAACTTAAAACAGTGAGAAAATCTGCTATCAACTTCTGCCATCAACGTCGAACCCAGCTCCAGTCCAGCCAGGTCCTTGTGAACCGCGGCCTTTGGGAATTATACCGATTCCTTTTGCTCTTCCTTGtaaattgattttcttcttaGCTCTTGTTTCATCAAGAGAATGTGACTGGTTTTGTCCATTTTCTGCTGCACCATTTCTAGCATTTCCTTCTTTCAATGTATTTCCAGATGATCTGCTCGACGATTCTTGTGTATCCTTTACTGAGGAAACATCTTGAGCCATAATGTTTTGTACAGATCCCACAGGACTTTGGTCCTGAGACCACACATGGGCATAGGTTAGGAAGTCATATTAAGCACGGAATGAAACAAGCATTATATCACCGCAGTGTGCTATTTTATCCAAATCGTCCAAATAAGATTCAAAAGTAGAGAAAGAGCAATACAAGAAACTCTACGATTCATATCCTTGATAGCCAAAACTTTCAGTCAACCAATAATCTTTTTAGTTTATAGTTTAGGTACATGTTGTAATATAGCTGTCTGGCATATATTTCTGTTCATAACATGGAAATCACTCTCTTTTCACCAAGAGAGTTCAACGCTGCTGTCTTTGCAAAATACAAGATGTGAGACCAAATTACCCAAAATCTGAGAAGTAAGGGGTAAATAGGTGTTTTTTGAGAAACGGATAAGAGGATAGTTCATAAAAACAAATGGACAAGAGGATTGGACGTTCTTTATGCCCAGGTAGTTCGCAGGTGTTCCACTATCTTACAGATCTGTTAGGGCCTGTGCTAGAGAACAGAATTACAAGTGGGATAGCAATTCACAAGCAGATAAATACTGTAATAAGAATATGTGACTGAAAAGGTGGGAAAACATGGAGCTTTCTAAGATCTATACAGGCAGAGGCATAGTGCAGATTTCAGCCACCAAAAGATATAATTTTATGGCTGTCACGGCACTGCAGTACTGAGGTTAAAATTAATAAGAGTATGGTGACAACAAAGGAAAAGGAGGAGAAAGACGGAAAGACGCATTCGACATTCAATTAGAATTCCGAAATACTTTCCAAAAAAAGTGAAGTGTTAGTTCTGAGCTGCCAGCAGAATCATACACCAAGTATTCAGCCCCACAACCACGAAAGCTATTTCAAATTGTGAAAGTCAAAGGTGAGATAACCAAATAATGTTTCCCATTTCCCAAATGTTTCTCACCATATTCTCCTTTTGCAAGACTGTTCTATAAGCAATCTTTATAATGAATCAACGAGTTGGTTACTGCACATGACTGCTTATTATGCTGGACATTAGAATTGGTCAAAGACATATTTACTGAGAGAATCAATAACTTAAGACGACAGAGAGTTAACATCAGTTTGTGTACCCCACTCTTTCATGCACAGATAAGGAATGTCCAGAAAGAAATACTATATAACAGAATAAAAAGAGATCCATctggaaaaagaaaaggataaaAAGCATCCACAAACATGCGGAAAACCTAATAGAATTACGAAATGCATACACAATACACAGATATGAAAGAATTCTTACAGAGGCAGTGGATGCTCTACTTGGATTCAAAGCTTCCAGCCGTTTTTTCAGTTCCTCCAATCTAGCAAGCTGACTGTTACTACTTTCCAGAACCTACAAATGAGAATCTGATTTCAGAAATATTCACACAACCTACTACTACAAAAGTAATAGTACAGAAGAAAAAATACCAGACTATTTAAATCCTCACAAAGCTTTTGCTTAATCGCCTCCTTGTCCTTAACAGCTTGTGATGCTGCTTCCCAAGCCTAGAAGTCATTATCAGTTTTTTGATAAGTAAGACACATAAACAATAGACATTTCATTACAATTTCTTAAGCTGAGCACTGTGATTTTGCTGTTCCCGTCTCACGTTAgagccttttttttttctccttctgTTTCTTAGACTGTTGAAAACATATTATGGGAGCAAAAACACATTACAAGAGAAATAATGCTCTCATTAGACTGATTATAAAACGACATGGGGTGGTGGGAAATTACTGCATCACAATAAAAGGTGACAGGATGAACCTCAGAAAAGAATCATCCATTACCTTTGATATAATTTGCTTGGGAATGAATCAGTTCATACTTCATCACACTACCAGTACTAGAAGTCTAGGTTTTTCTAATTCAAGCAGGATGACAGATTTTTGTCAAGGAAAAAAACTCTCATTCCAACTTGATTCGAAAACCTAGACTTCCAAATCTTCATTATGAAAgtcaaagagaagaaaaaagtaCTCTCTAGACCTATTAATAGAGGTCCCTCCAACCTCACTTTCAGTGCACAAGAATTGACAAATAGCAAAACCAGCTAAAACGTGATTTAGTGCTAagccacttttttttttttgaagaaatagTAGCTGACAGTGACTGACACAAAATTTTGACAGCAGGTAACTGTAGATGTAAGGTGACAGCTGGTATCTGAGGATAGAAGAGTGATGAAGATAATGCTAGGGTTGTTTAGTGAGTAGTGACTCTAGTCACTCTGTTGCGTACTCCAAAGATATAGTATTCCATGAACATGTGTTTCTATTATTATTCCTCCCCTGCCTCTACATTTCCAGCTCATCCTAAACTTTGTGAATCATCAACTTCCTAATTCCTCTCATTAATTCCTTCACGCCCTTCATCTTTCTCTTATACTTCTCCCCTCATCTTTCTCTTATATTTCTCCTCCTCATCTTTCTCCTATCCTTAGGATATTCACAAGGACTTCTAGTTCCTCCAGCTACCTCCAAGCAGTGGTGTACGCAGAACTTTTATAAGCAGTGTcgacatttaaagaaaattgtCTTAAAATcccaaaaagaaacaaaagataaataaattttcaccCTCTATTCCAATTTAAATGtcatttcctttttttcaatttttttgtctcACAAAGAGTGTCTCTTTCTATATTTAGTAAGTTTTCTAATTCTAACATCTAAGTGACAAGTTTAAGACAGCAAGATTCAAAAGACTTCACACATTTAATTTAAGACTACAAGATTCAAAATTttcgatttatttcttaaatttcgtgtcCAGTCAAACTAAGACATTTAATAGGAACGGAGGGGTAAATGAAGACCAATCAAACTCTTAGGATAGGTGACCCTACAAAAATTATGAAAGATTTCCTTAAACTCGTCTTCCTACACTAATTATGTGCCCAAAAACTAATCCTACAATTGACCTCAATCTTAAAAGAGATATAGCCACAAAAATTTTCCCACAGCTTCATGATACTCCTCCATAGACCACACCCAAACGAACTTACAATGTTTATAGTCCTCTTGGCAAGAGAATTATCCCTTGTAATGGGTCTACTCTTGTTtgccttttgtttttctttattgtttgaTGACATCATATCTTCTTTCTTCTCCATCCCTTCAACCACACACATCCGTAAATATTATGTATGCCTCCTTAACCAAGTAAGCTCATCTATCTCAGACAAGATCCATGAGATATCAGTACTAACATTTTCTTTAGTGGCACATATGAATATCACACATTCAAGGGAGAGACATATGTAAAAAGGAAAAGCAATGTTACTGCAAGGCATATGCTTTGACAAAGAGATAATTAACTCCCTTTAATGGTAGAAAAATTAGACTTGGAGCCTTTGATctgttgaaataaaatagagagagagagagagggggtgagggggggggggggggggggggacggTTAGACAAACCTTTCGTGCTTGTTCTTCCTTCAGCTTAGCAACACGGATTCTCTCTGTTGACATTTCTATTTTCTGCCTCATGAGTTCAAGTGCTGAAGGAGAACAGGAAGCACTTAAATCAACAAGTGTGTCAAGAGATACAAGTGCTCAACGAAGTAGCATTGACAAGTCACAAACCTGCTTTTTTGGGGCCAGCAGTAAGTTTCATCTCCATTGACAGGTTTGCGAATTCCTTTTCGACATCACGGATCTTGGAATAATTTTCAGCAATATATCTGGAAGGATATAACAGAACAGAGAATTATTATGCATATGAAACTTGGGAAGGCCATCTGATGGGGAAAAGCAGTCTGATGCAGGAGACAACATAAATGCATGCTTACACCTCCATCACTTCTATAGAAACTTAAGCCTCCATTCAAGCATTCAATTCCAAATAATTACCTCTGACAATGTGTTCACCAGAAAAAGAAACTATAACATAAGGTGCACACAAGCTAGTACATGGACTCAACATTGGCATAGCATCCAGAAATTTACCAAACAAAGATCTGCAAGATGAAAAAGAGTACCCTATGCATGGAAACAAATTTTCCTAGAAAAAATCTCTCCGCTATAATGTTTTTCATTTGGCAAAATGAATGCCTATTCTTTTATCCCAACTTCAATTTTTCAGGTATACAAACAAAAAGCATATTTGGGAATGAAAGTGACCAAAGATACTCGTTTTTCATGACTATTCTTTTATCACAACTTCAATTTGTTTGAAAGATCTCTAATCTGTTAAAAATCAATGCAAAATCTCCAATTTGTTGATTtaatattgaaattataaatatcCCAAGACGAAAGTTATTTCAAAGAAACAGTCTACCTTTTCCTAGATAATAGGTTTCCATATATATTTTCCTCATCGATATACCATACgtactatttatatataaaaaaaattgatgaccgTGTTGTCCAGACCAGCTTTCGTGCACCTCAACTAATTCCACGGAATATCTGTCACCTCCCACCAAAAACAGGTACAAGGTAACTCTGTCCACTAAGGCTAAGACAGATGAGAAGAATCACCTATTGTTTTAAACCATACTATTCTATCCAATATAGTGATTTATTTAATAGTTTCTGTTCAAATATCAACCAGTGTATCCATTATTTGAAACCTACATAAAAATAGatgatttatttgtaaattGCTCCCAAGATTTCCATCCCTAAGATTTCTATCCCTAATCTGTATAACTGCCCAATTAAACCCTGTGATTTATTACGGGAATCAGAATTCATTGCTATATCCTGGTATATGCTAAATCACCTTATTTCTTCTCAAATTTCTTATGTTGGGATACATGGTGTCTGACCCAATTTGCACGCTATTTTCTCCCAGTTTCTTACCCATACTCCTTTAAAACAAATTCAACCTTTTTCGTTCCCTAATCATATCTTGTCGTGTACTCCAAAGTGAGGGCATACTTTGCTTTGTTAACcttgcatttttttatttttatttttttgaaattgatgttaACCTTGCATCTTGGTAATCTTTTACGATTGTACTAGTATCCAAAGATCCTACATTCGAATGAGATAAGTCCAATTATAGCAATGTATACAAATAATTCATATCATGGATCCCAACTAGTTTAAGGGTAGTTGTTTGATTGATTGACTAGATTTTCcgtttcttctttttaaaattacagAAGATCAAAACCAACTTTTTTTTGGTAAGTAAATAATTGCATTTATTACCAAGTGAGATCTTTACACCTTTACCAATTAAGAAAAGACAAACCAGGCAAATAGAACTACCACGACTGCACAAGGCTGGCCAGATGATCCATGCCCTTCATGCCTTCCCTATTTTCAACTTTCAATACTTCAACTATTTCTATGCAGGATATCTAAGTCACACACTTTGCTGCTAATTGATCTATTTACCAATATTTAATCAATGGAGTGGAATTCATAGAAATGAACCCAATCCAGTTGAGATTAAGCATTAACTGAATGATTGATCCACTTAGTATCAAAAGAATCAAACAATGTGTACTTAAGAATATCCAAAGAAGCAGTTTCTAACTCTCGACGGAAGATAATTAAGTAGATTTCAGTAAAATGCAATAGAAACAAGCAATGTTGAATTTAAAAGTACACTTACTTTCTCAATTGAAGCTGTTCTTCTTCAATTATCTGTAACAACCACGAACGCGAGAATTAAACAATgcatataatcacaattttccaaaatcaaacacaaaatcaGAAGAAAATACCTTTTCAGTGTAAGCAATCACCGGTGATTCTCTGGCGATGCCGTCAGGTCCAATCTCCGGTAACATCACAGGATCTGGATTTGAATTAGCATTTGTCGCCATTGATCTAACAATCTGGTTTCAGTAGAAAAACTTTTCACGCCGGCGAGTTCTATACAGTCGTAAAAAAGTTTGCTAAATGGCGAACGTGTCGGCGACGTTTTCGCGGCGGCACATGCCGTTAACTATGGCGGAGCCGATGACCCGATTTTCTGAGTTCAcctggatttttttttaaaaattaatattattctacCATATATTACTTATTCTAATGTTTGGGGGTTCGAAAATcggatcaaataaaaaaaaaattgatattttgttgGTTTAAGgtgatttcaatttttaatttatcgattttaattttaagcaaaaaataattgaaaatcgAATAGAGTGATTAtgtaaataactaattaaaaattataattgtacATAGATGTATCATGTATGTATATCACATTTGTTGCCTATTCCATTAGGATTTCTTGGTATATCATATTCACGTATGATATTAATATTCTTGAAAGGTTTTTTATTTGTTCGGAATTTAATATATAAGATAAAAATGAACGAGAAATGAGGTCTTCCCATCTTGAATCACTCTCtgatttaaaaaagaatcgTTACGTGTCATTAATGAGAAGAGAATAACAATCACtaaaaacacatctaaaaaatCATGTACAtttaaatttcacaaaaaatctAGATCACGTcattataagtatataaataaaatcgtAAAAGTTTGTCATAAATTTTAGGCTTTTTGCCTTATCAAGCTTCAAAATAACAGTTATGTTATCATTGAGTTTGCATATGTCTTAAAAGTAATTTCTCGAgccaaacaaaatattttgataattatcacttttcaataaaatcatttcGATTTTCACTAACGaagttttaaaatgagaattttACACGAATTTTATAATGTTACAAGGTAATTACATCTTAATTCTACTCTTTTTCTTGttacaaaaatttcttaaatttaatgGAATTCGAATACATCCCAAAAAGTTTTGATACATCATGTTTCAATTGCGAATATATCGCCCAACATCCCAATGCACTATGTCTCGAGTGATGTATCCGATAACAAAAGAGAgtgaaaaatttaaacaatatgataaaataaattatatacttaaataattttttattttagaaatagaTTAGTCAACCTAGAGTTGGGCAATTTAGCAAAGATTTTACTTATTACATTGCAACAAACTAATGGGCCTAATATCATAGAATTGTAGAGGGAATGATACCTTAAGGTAACATCACAATATAACCTTAGTTAAGGCCCACAAAATCCcaacaaatttttatttgtttcacaGAGAATTTCTTCACCAGGTCCAAAAGAGCTATTAGGGTCCATAAAGGATACACAACTTTAATTTGACTTCTTCCATGATGGTAAGGCAGTAAAATCAGTATGGTTATCAGTAGTTATCATAGTCGACTGGTCAGTGATTTGGGCTCGGGACTTTCATGTTGAAGGTTTTAAGTTTGAAATCTTTTTGCCGACGAAAGTAAGGGGCTTGCCTTCTAGGTCGAGCTTATGGCACCCGGCTTTGCCTAGTGTGgactctcctatgtggtttgcgagctattgcatagggtCAAGGGTTTTACCGTGCACCCAAAGGATAGTAATTGCGgattgtcataaaaaaaaaaaaaaaaaggttacaaTAGTCTCAGTGATATATTAAGATTAGAGAAATCATCAAActaaattaatctaatattatatcaataaaatattttaaaattttatatggtAATTGCTGGTGGTAATGACGTAACTATGATGATCGTATGTGTTGATTTGATGGTGTTGATTGATGATGGATAGTATCTTATGGTATAGTGGTTGGCAGTAGTGATTAAATGTGGTTGTTGATAATTAGTAGTGAAATGATACGTACTGCCAGTTAATGATGATAACGATAACCGATAGTGATTAGTGATTGAATGTAATAATGGTTGGTGGTGATGATATGATTGCAATAATGGCTAAATTTGTAATTACAATTGATTTGGGTGATTGACGATAGTGATGGTTATGGTTGGGCTGAGGATGATGGTTGCGGGTGATAGGTGGTAGTAGTTTGTGCCTGAAATGGTGGCATGGGTGGTGGCCGGTGAAAGTATATATAGATCGAGTAGCAATGAGTTATCATTCTTGTAGAAATTCTTAAATAAACATCTTAATTATATCAAGACTTTGTCATAGATCTTAATCGTTCAAACATATTCAAATTCATTAagtgattttaaataaataaaaaaaaaagcagacTAAACAATTAAGATTTGAATGATCAAAAAGCAAATAAACTCAATAACtgaaatttgaatgattaagattaaCACTTCTAATTTCAGTAAGTATAAACAAATTAGGTCTTAGTGACAATAGATTTTTCTAATAATGCGACAAAAACATTTCCCGACAATTAAGTTAATCTTGTCGTATTCATTATTGCTAAAGTTTTTAGTGATActgatataaaatattaattacaaataatgttcataatatattattgacactaaatatgatattataataattatattattatcgcTTCGCGAAATCCCTTTtattattgtgtatatatacGCTCAATTCATTGAAATTGTATCACTTTGGTCTTTTGTcgtaaaattagatttttatttcaGCATGATTCGGTGAGAAATTATGCTATAAAATATAgttctttttactattttttttatcgaaTTATAACACtagaaaaatatgagaaatagattattattaaaataataaaaaactttgtaattttttgtataaattatttGTGTAAATGATCACCAAACATTTTTCGATAATttgaaaatagtaatattttagtaGTGTCAGAAATGACTATATTGATATCATTATTGTCAACCAACATAGCATgttctaaattaataattttcaattcaagcttcttaaaacttttattattaatgtatcaCCAAAGTTATTCACATAGGGTCTAGGGACTCTTTATATACTTAGATATACTAATTCTTTTCTCGTTCGAaattataaacttcaaaatcgTGATTTATATTagatgtattaatttttttctcgtTCGAAActataaacttcaaaatcatGATTCTTCTACGCATGATTGAATTAGAAGTGTTTCGTATATAACAACCATCCTTCCCTTGTGGTTGTGAGAAGCTTAATTTGTTGATCCATAATTGACTTGAATTAACAAGTGTACAGATTAAGCCTTGATTGATAacgaattaattaaatacattatatttttataaactaaTTTTATCACGCGTACGTTAAAATTAACGTTAGGTCACTTTcatcatcttttttttaatagcaTGACATGAGCACGTTAGAAGCAGATGGTGTGTGTTTCCACTTAGGTGGTGAAGTGAATCCAGAAATATAATGTAAGTAGTAAGgtggattattattattattattattattattattattattattattattattatatgtatataaagaGTACTAcaaatgaattttaattaattgtctTTATGTTGGTCCATTACAACATATTATTGTACGTGCATCTATTTATTGGACCATATGTACTATAGAGCTAGGTCCTTGCATGCTACAAAATGGTACTATTTGTTTAGTGtcttttttttggattttttcgaACATGAATTGGTTAacatttgagaaaaataaataaatttgaaagttaaatttaaaaggggtactcaaaagttaaaagttgtgTTTGAGGATTAAAACATTGTTGAAGTTTACGTACTTCGAAAATTTAAGTCTTTTATACGGTTGCATTCTCTATTTTCACATACtcaaatcttttatttaattgttatgTTCAAACGCAGTCTCTATTTTCACATACTCAAAACTTGGTTAAACACAACTTTAAGTATGTGAAAATAGAGACTGCGTTTGAACATAACGATTAAGTAAAAGATTGTTGAGCGAaaacttggaaaaaaattaaaatctatattttcaaatttcatattacaaccatgaatttaaaataatatgatggATCAATTTGATAAGTAAATatctatatgaaataattttcgaatattgattttaaaagaaaaattgttataaaagCAAATTTCTCTATTGAATAACTCGAAATATCTTATCGATCGAATGAAACCATTTATTCTTCAGTATACTATATCATAAATccactgatatatatatatatatatatatatatatatatatatatatatatatatatatatatattggaccAGAAGTTGCTACGGTAAACTAAAGTAGAGAAAAAATACGAAATATTTGCTACGATACCTATGGAGAAATAATATGTATTCATCATTCGTATTTTTCTGattatttatatcaattatCATGATCAACATCGAATGTAGAACTTTCATCAAATGACCTTTGGTGCATGCTTGTATGAGGAGTGTATCAAAAATTGAGCTTGCAACTTTCACCTTGCCAATAATATAAAAGTCGACAATTgttattcataattattataatcttatatataatatacaatgtaatttttCGATGCGATCAACTTCTCTAGCTATCTCTACCTATGTATGCAATGGTAGGTGTAGGTCCCCATTACCACATGTAAGTAAACTATATAGTTTGTGTCCCCATTCATTATTAAAATTGgcgtaatatatatattagaccTTAAACTTAGCTTCAGATTTTAACTTTAaccttcaactttcataatgcataaacaaacattttaactatccaacttttaaataaataaacacatgaatcCTACATGGCAAAATTCACGTAGGACACcatgtaggacaaaaaatgacatatagGACATGTGtgttatttattcaattttatacaagtttaagtgtctaattgtgcacacccaaaattgaaagacataaatatgatttgaagtcaaattaaagggcataattatttattataccTTTAAATTTTGTGTGTATTTATAGGTGAAAACTATTCTAAAATTTCCGACTTAATGAAGTGATATATCTTAGCACATGATCATACCTCAAACATGAACTAATTAATTTGTCAAGATAGAGGTGTCTCCTTGGAGATTTTTATTCACGAGACATCTcgaatctttcataaactttgaattattcaaaaagagatcaaaatatatatcaaaatacttCAAAATCGACAAATTGTCATAATTCGAGAAATACATCACTGACAAGAATTTTATATTCACAATCTTCGATgaataaaatttttctttattatctGTTTTGTAATTGCAATATATCTTTCATATTTGAGAATTAAATTTGTTGGAAACGAATTGGTTGGTGCAAAAAGGGACATATTTGAAACGAAATAACTATGAAAAcgttgaaaaataaatagaagacAAAGAcattattatataaaacaaatggCAAACATGATTAGATTAGGCACGATTAAAGATAAATGTTTATTTGTTTTGGACACTAGTGAGGATTTAGAAA
The DNA window shown above is from Solanum lycopersicum chromosome 11, SLM_r2.1 and carries:
- the ACI13 gene encoding ACI13 protein (The RefSeq protein has 1 substitution compared to this genomic sequence); this encodes MATNANSNPDPVMLPEIGPDGIARESPVIAYTEKIIEEEQLQLRKYIAENYSKIRDVEKEFANLSIEMKLTAGPKKAALELMRQKIEMSTERIRVAKLKEEQARKAWEAASQAVKDKEAIKQKLCEDLNSLVLESSNSQLARLEELKKRLEALNPSRASTASDQSPVGSVQNIMAQDVSSVKDTQESSSRSSGNTLKEGNARNGAAENGQNQSHSLDETRAKKKINLQGRAKGIGIIPKGRGSQGPGWTGAGFDVDGRS